Proteins from a genomic interval of Nasonia vitripennis strain AsymCx chromosome 3, Nvit_psr_1.1, whole genome shotgun sequence:
- the LOC100680422 gene encoding uncharacterized protein LOC100680422, which yields MMKSSGIQRPTMLLLAALTCVLTFLPAAEAMICYRCTVLPRQYVGEKDQPCSKFDGSERFYQDCPTSTFCMKRIIHYRLTNGTTVTTAERDCAFQKDVVQAYNWKERRWHPEERIDKEAYGEGCFKGEDRGTPNGPSEYCFCSRNYCNSASSAKLCGSLVILAFLLMKLCR from the exons ATGATGAAGTCCTCAGGTATTCAGAGGCCGACGATGTTGCTGCTAGCCGCTCTGACGT GCGTCCTGACATTCCTGCCAGCCGCTGAAGCGATGATATGCTACAGGTGTACGGTCCTGCCGCGACAGTACGTCGGCGAAAAGGACCAGCCTTGCTCCAAGTTCGACGGCAGCGAGAGATTCTATCAGGACTGTCCAACCTCGACCTTCTGCATGAAGCGTATCATTCATTACCGACTGACGAACGGAA CCACAGTGACGACGGCTGAGAGAGACTGCGCCTTCCAGAAGGACGTCGTCCAGGCGTACAATTGGAAGGAGCGTCGATGGCATCCCGAAGAGAGGATCGACAAGGAGGCCTACGGCGAAGGCTGCTTCAAGGGCGAGGACAGAGGTACTCCCAACGGTCCGTCCGAGTACTGCTTCTGCTCGAGGAACTACTGCAATTCGGCGTCTTCCGCGAAGCTCTGCGGCAGTCTAGTCATCCTTGCATTTCTGCTCATGAAGCTCTGCAGATGA
- the LOC100115403 gene encoding thioredoxin-like protein 4A translates to MSYMLSHLHNGWQVDQAILSEEDRVVVIRFGHDWDPMCMKMDEVLYNIAEKVKNFAVIYLVDITEVPDFNKMYELYDPCTVMFFFRNKHIMIDLGTGNNNKINWTLEDKQEMIDIIETVYRGARKGRGLVVSPKDYSTKYRY, encoded by the exons ATGTCTTACATGCTCTCGCATTTACATAATGGATGGCAGGTGGATCAAGCCATCCTGTCCGAAGAAGATCGTGTTGTG GTAATCAGATTTGGTCACGATTGGGACCCTATGTGCATGAAGATGGACGAAGTCCTGTACAACATAGCAGAGAAAGTCAAGAATTTTGCCGTTATATACTTAGTGGATATAACAGAGGTTCCAGACTTcaacaaaat GTATGAGTTATACGACCCCTGCACGGTTATGTTTTTCTTCAGGAACAAGCACATCATGATTGATCTGGGTACTGGTaacaacaacaaaatcaaCTGGACCTTGGAGGACAAACAAGAAATGATAGACATCATCGAAACGGTGTACAGAGGAGCCAGGAAAGGTAGAGGTTTAGTAGTATCGCCAAAAGATTATTCAACAAAATACcgatattaa
- the LOC100119201 gene encoding putative ankyrin repeat protein RF_0381 isoform X1: MRSSDTVQRFVIHVAVNVPYASLLTIITCYLIKKLVREVFALIALGVNKLFPYALQAKNETLVRWLIKAGVNVRACFYHNTALHLLLEEEEEEEEEEEEKSSGKNLSFRRFFSWRGAVPTKEIDLQRRVRIAKLLIQHGADVSASFYLDQTPFGWATLQSNRNRALIQLFLDNGADVNRKNLHGRNVAEEYLANAANTVYLPNTRGGIEPAFLRLIQPSGNYTSALHEACIFHRTVEIRNDTILLADGDINAKDTFGHTPLCYAVLSTGTADAAEDKKSTINLLLRLGADINQKIILNFFNEMETSILELAVLLGDRDIVETLLQHAAKLVDLESGEEKKALSDFNVEFIHSLDFDLKQSYLEYVKELREIRMSKPLAEEQSSPSRSIWFKKAFEGLSSTVKF, from the coding sequence atgagaAGCTCCGACACAGTGCAGCGTTTCGTAATACACGTTGCGGTAAATGTTCCTTACGCTAGTCTTTTAACTATCATAACGTGTTATCTGATCAAAAAACTTGTAAGAGAAGTTTTCGCACTAATAGCCTTGGGAGTCAACAAACTTTTTCCGTatgccttacaagctaaaaacgAGACGCTAGTCCGCTGGCTGATCAAGGCCGGCGTCAATGTAAGAGCTTGTTTTTACCACAATACGGCGCTGCACTTATTactcgaagaagaagaagaagaagaagaagaagaagaagaaaagagctctggtaaaaatctttctttcCGGCGTTTTTTTTCATGGAGAGGTGCAGTTCCTACAAAAGaaatagatttacagcgtcgAGTGAGAATTGCGAAGCTTCTAATCCAACATGGCGCTGACGTCAGCGCTTCATTTTACTTAGACCAAACGCCGTTTGGATGGGCCACTCTGCAGAGCAACCGCAACAGGGCTCTGATACAACTATTCTTGGATAACGGAGCCGACGTCAACAGGAAAAACTTGCACGGTAGGAACGTGGCCGAGGAATACCTTGCCAATGCCGCCAACACCGTGTACTTGCCGAACACTCGTGGTGGAATCGAGCCTGCATTCTTGAGACTTATTCAACCGAGCGGCAATTACACGAGTGCGTTGCACGAGGCTTGCATCTTTCACAGAACCGTCGAAATTCGCAACGATACGATCCTGCTTGCGGACGGGGATATCAACGCCAAAGATACGTTTGGCCACACACCACTATGCTACGCCGTTCTCTCAACCGGTACTGCTGATGCTGCAGAGGACAAGAAATCTACCATAAACTTGCTGCTCCGCCTCGGTGCTGACATAAATCAGAAAATAatcttgaattttttcaatgagatGGAGACCAGCATCTTGGAATTAGCAGTGTTGCTCGGAGACCGCGACATCGTCGAGACTCTTCTACAGCACGCGGCCAAGCTCGTAGATCTGGAGAGCGGTGAGGAGAAGAAGGCGTTGAGCGACTTCAATGTCGAATTCATTCACAGCTTGGACTTTGATTTGAAGCAAAGCTATCTGGAATACGTCAAGGAATTGAGAGAGATCCGGATGAGCAAGCCATTAGCCGAAGAACAATCCTCACCATCTCGTTCGATTTGGTTTAAAAAAGCCTTTGAAGGGCTCTCAAGTACCGTTAAATTCTAG
- the LOC100119201 gene encoding putative ribosome-binding factor A, mitochondrial isoform X2, with protein MQSRGICTCARLSSMQLGRIVNKVMSSDRTKKSRYKVPANAPHMPQIQPNFGPTSKTSKTTHKNRRVTVLNKVFMKYITDLMASGEVAAQLIGRGIEVSHVSVTPDFKLVNVFWFAQNEIDANESTERILKRAAGQLQHELSQLRVIGIVPPINFVKNRLHSAVKEVESRLATVDFGEDFVPSAYIKSQIRPPVLQMSLSPEIKAKLSALDSNSNNQEEETVEEEEEIYEIKIPEMKQDVMGFNHSAIMKRIKASLNKTKLAEQRVIVDIPQEPQGNSQVSPADVATFLDNKEQQILFNDFLKKRMVEEKRRLQSISLLEAKLEEEEEWVEQMREPCDIDDYDINEDDYRDNP; from the exons ATGCAGTCCAGAGGCATCTGCACATGTGCCAGGCTGTCGAGCATGCAGCTGGGCAGAATTGTAAATAAAGTAATGAGCTCGGACCGGACTAAGAA GAGCCGTTATAAAGTGCCAGCAAATGCACCTCATATGCCTCAAATACAACCCAACTTTGGTCCAACATcgaaaacatcaaaaactacCCATAAGAATCGCAGGGTCACAGTTTTAAACAAAGTCTTCATGAAGTACATAACTGATTTGATGGCCTCTGGTGAGGTAGCTGCTCAACTAATAGGGAGAGGAATAGAAGTTTCTCACGTGAGCGTGACACCAGACTTCAAACTAGTCAATGTGTTTTGGTTTGCACAAAATGAAATTGATGCAAATGAATCTACCGAGAGAATACTAAAAAGAGCTGCTGGACAGTTGCAACATGAACTATCTCAATTGAGAGTGATTGGAATTGTACCTCccataaattttgttaaaaatagaCTGCATAGTGCTGTAAAAGAAGTGGAATCACGATTGGCAACGGTTGATTTTGGAGAAGATTTTGTGCCATCTGCttatattaaaagtcaaaTAAGACCGCCAGTTCTGCAAATGTCACTTTCTCCTGAAATAAAAGCTAAGCTTTCTGCACTAGACAGTAATAGTAATAAtcaagaagaagaaacagtagaagaagaagaagaaatttatgaaataaaaataccaGAAATGAAACAAGATGTCATGGGATTTAATCATTCCGCTATAATGAAAAGA ATCAAGGCATCATTGAACAAAACGAAATTAGCTGAACAAAGAGTCATTGTTGATATACCTCAAGAGCCACAGGGCAATAGTCAAGTAAGCCCAGCTGATGTAGCTACTTTCTTGGATAACAAAGAACAGCAGATTCTGTTTAACGATTTTCTGAAAAAGCGTATGGTGGAAGAAAAGCGTCGCTTGCAATCGATATCCTTGCTGGAGGCCAAGTTAGAGGAAGAAGAGGAATGGGTAGAACAAATGCGCGAGCCCTGTGACATAGACGATTATGATATTAATGAAGACGATTATAGAGACAATCCCTGA
- the LOC100119128 gene encoding rabankyrin-5 isoform X2: MEDSSDSQKWQQHLALLREQYVNLYNNYTELQQKYALATAEKEDHGFVGRLLSQISALYEEQRYSDVTVVLRDRSIPVHKFVIAARSDTWSSLPEKAVLDWKNLDGNVGSVLLKWIYTDIVSQDQLTLELMKAASGFGLTELVDRCEKYLIGSVKLQDCVRLYTIAEELGTKKLRDHCSSLISCHWDDLSGEDFKEMPGPLLYQLLKTKSEYPLHSAVRLQREDVVFLYLVEHNAELPEAVNALDQRGETALEVALKSRQPSLARTLVEHRADLCAKDARGLTLLHSAILKADSYAAEFIVEQLENNGGKVLDQPNEADGKTALHLLAAHTSQDMLAVAGRLLKAGLEPNAQSHDGWSPLHCCISQRNEALLELLLDSDSIDVDLRTKDGDTALCMALLLAEPSFESGAAKLLARGAAPNPRYPGDEADTLMHRLARELHEDAALFLLEPCDADQIKASKTNKKWRAEADTLESRNREGWTVLHEAARSGLPRLCRRLLERSPSLLASRTLSGDTALHLAVAHGRLEALRSLLDAAPDNEKRDLLTTKNKDADSPLSLALGAVPKDKEVLAALIQAGADLEQRNEAGHTALHQAILKEDSASAIFLLEHGADINARSLSGETALQLSVHCRLGDVVEALCRRGADTSVGCPLWDALESEQEDVASSLVAHGADPDCWSPGPDGCQQTLLHKAIDENREDVAQFLVRSGCDLNSPRRPGPNGAGGDEAKDECTPLHLCCQWGLEQVVQTLIEHGANVNARDAEGKTPVHIAIQNQHAQIISLLLCHPNINLSIRDKKGQSPFATALAVRNNKAAQAILDRLPSAAEQFDNKGRNFLHTAIQKNDMESILFLLSIQVDVNSRVQDVTQTPPLHLAAINGNEMLVRSLILAGARVNDTDAHRNTALHAAAKAGHATVVSALLQNSINFDAVNADGDNALHVAVREGHVTVVRTLLTECTLDAEAVNLKGRNPLHELARYGRDNAATICELFFECMAQYPLNNADLDGNTPLLIAYMKGNGNLCRTLVKSGACLGSMNKDGITIFNYQVATKQLLYRLLESLTQEAPWADKDLCLECGTKFSLTMRKHHCRHCGRILCSKCSGQDVPILKFGLNKPVRVCAVCFDVLQIGAE; this comes from the exons ATGG AGGACTCATCGGATTCGCAGAAGTGGCAGCAGCATCTTGCTCTTCTCCGAGAGCAGTATGTGAACCTCTACAATAATTACACAGAGTTGCAGCAGAAGTATGCGTTGGCTACTGCTGAGAAAGAGGACCATGGGTTTGTTGGAAGGCTGCTGTCTCAGATATCAGCACTGTATGAGGAACAGCGCTACAG TGATGTAACAGTGGTGTTGAGAGACAGAAGTATTCCAGTTCATAAATTTGTGATTGCAGCGCGAAGCGACACATGGAGCTCGCTGCCAGAAAAAGCAGTGTTAG ACTGGAAGAATTTAGATGGAAATGTAGGTTCTGTTTTATTGAAATGGATTTATACAGATATAGTGAGCCAGGATCAGTTGACGCTTGAACTGATGAAAGCAGCATCTGGTTTTGGATTAACTGAATTAGTTGATAgatgtgaaaaatatttaataggAAGTGTTAAGTTGCAAGACTGTGTGCGGTTGTACACAATCGCAGAAGAGCTAGGAACAAAAAAGCTGAGAGACCACTGTAGTTCTTTGATTTCTTGTCACTGG GATGACCTCAGTGGAGAGGACTTCAAAGAAATGCCGGGACCGTTGTTGTATCAGTTGTTGAAAACGAAGAGCGAATACCCGTTACATTCCGCAGTCCGTTTGCAGCGCGAAGACgtagtatttttatatttggtcGAACATAATGCTGAG CTTCCCGAAGCAGTGAATGCACTGGACCAGCGTGGCGAGACGGCTCTGGAGGTAGCCCTGAAGTCCCGTCAGCCATCTCTGGCCCGGACCCTCGTCGAGCACCGAGCAGACCTGTGCGCCAAGGACGCCCGGGGTCTGACTCTCCTGCATTCGGCCATCCTCAAGGCTGACTCTTACGCCGCCGAGTTCATCGTCGAGCAGCTGGAGAACAACGGCGGCAAGGTCCTCGATCAACCCAACGAAGCCGATGGCAAGACAGCTCTGCACCTCCTGGCCGCCCATACCTCGCAGGATATGCTGGCTGTTGCCGGACGACTGCTCAAGGCCGGCTTGGAACCCAACGCTCAGAGCCACGATGGATG GAGTCCACTTCACTGCTGCATATCCCAGCGAAACGAGGCACTACTGGAACTGCTGCTCGACTCGGACAGCATCGACGTCGACTTGCGCACAAAGGATGGCGACACCGCCCTCTGCATGGCTCTGCTGCTCGCCGAGCCGAGCTTCGAGAGCGGCGCGGCAAAGCTTCTGGCTCGCGGAGCAGCACCCAATCCGAGGTATCCCGGAGACGAGGCCGATACCCTGATGCACAGGCTGGCCAGGGAGCTGCACGAGGACGCAGCGCTGTTTTTGCTGGAGCCCTGCGACGCCGATCAAATCAAAG CCTCGAAAACGAACAAAAAATGGCGCGCCGAAGCCGATACCCTGGAGTCGAGGAACCGCGAAGGCTGGACCGTTCTGCACGAGGCTGCCCGCTCGGGACTGCCTCGTCTCTGCCGCCGACTCCTGGAACGCTCGCCGAGTCTTCTGGCTAGTCGTACGCTCTCCGGAGACACGGCTCTTCATCTGGCGGTGGCTCACGGACGTCTCGAGGCTCTGCGATCGCTCCTCGATGCCGCGCCGGACAACGAGAAACGCGACCTGCTGACGACCAAGAACAAGGACGCCGACAGTCCTCTGAGTTTGGCGCTCGGAGCTGTGCCGAAAGACAAAGAAGTGCTGGCTGCGCTTATTCAGGCTGGTGCCGATCTCGAGCAGAGAAACGAAGCTGGGCATACCGCTCTGCACCAGGCCATACTCAAGGAGGACTCGGCTAGTGCGATTTTCTTGCTGGAGCATGGTGCTGATATAAATGCTAG GAGCCTGAGTGGCGAAACAGCGCTTCAGCTAAGCGTACACTGTCGTCTCGGTGACGTGGTGGAAGCTCTCTGTCGTCGCGGTGCTGATACCTCGGTTGGCTGTCCTCTTTGGGATGCCTTGGAGTCGGAGCAAGAGGACGTGGCCTCGAGCCTCGTGGCTCACGGAGCCGATCCGGATTGCTGGTCACCGGGACCCGATGGCTGTCAGCAGACTCTCCTGCACAAGGCCATCGACGAGAACCGCGAGGACGTCGCGCAGTTCTTGGTGCGTAGCGGCTGCGATCTCAATTCGCCCAGAAGACCTGGACCCAACGGGGCTGGAGGTGACGAGGCGAAAGATGAATGCACACCGCTGCATCTGTGCTGTCAGTGGGGTCTTGAGCAG GTTGTGCAGACTCTGATCGAGCATGGCGCGAACGTTAACGCTCGCGACGCCGAGGGCAAGACCCCCGTTCACATAGCTATTCAAAATCAGCACGCTCAGATAATCTCACTGCTACTCTGCCATCCCAACATCAACTTGTCGATCAGGGACAAGAAGGGCCAAAGTCCGTTCGCCACTGCACTGGCTGTCAGGAACAATAAGGCAGCCCAGGCTATCCTCGATAGGCTACCTTCCGCTGCCGAACAATTTGACAACAAGGGCAGGAACTTCCTGCACACTGCCATACAGAAAAACGACATGGAGAGCATATTGTTCTTGCTGTCGATACAG GTGGATGTAAATTCAAGGGTGCAAGACGTAACGCAAACGCCCCCTTTGCATCTAGCTGCCATAAACGGCAACGAGATGCTGGTTCGCAGTTTGATATTGGCCGGTGCGCGAGTCAACGACACGGACGCTCACAGGAATACAGCTTTGCACGCAGCCGCAAAGGCCGGTCACGCTACCGTCGTTTCTGCTCTTCTTCAG AATTCGATAAACTTTGACGCTGTGAACGCGGACGGTGATAATGCCCTGCACGTTGCCGTAAGGGAAGGTCATGTAACGGTGGTGCGAACTTTGCTGACTGAGTGTACGCTGGACGCTGAGGCCGTCAATCTCAAGGGCCGAAATCCGCTACACGAACTCGCAAGATACGGACGCGATAATGCGGCCACAATCTGCGAGCTCTTCTTCGAATGTATGGCTCAGTATCCCCTGAACAATGCAG ATCTCGACGGAAATACTCCGCTTCTGATCGCTTACATGAAGGGGAATGGCAATCTGTGTCGAACTCTCGTCAAATCTGGTGCGTGCCTTGGATCTATGAACAAAGACGGTATAACGATATTTAATTATCAGGTGGCGACAAAGCAGTTGCTCTACAGATTACTAGAGTCGCTTACGCAAGAGGCCCCGTGGGCCGACAAAGACCTTTGCTTGGAGTGTGGCACAAAGTTTTCGCTGACAATGAGAAAACACCATTG CCGTCACTGTGGAAGAATTCTGTGCAGTAAGTGCTCAGGTCAGGACGTGCCCATTCTGAAATTTGGACTGAACAAACCAGTGAGAGTATGCGCCGTCTGTTTTGACGTGCTTCAAATCGGTGCTGAGTGA
- the LOC100119128 gene encoding rabankyrin-5 isoform X1, giving the protein MEDSSDSQKWQQHLALLREQYVNLYNNYTELQQKYALATAEKEDHGFVGRLLSQISALYEEQRYSDVTVVLRDRSIPVHKFVIAARSDTWSSLPEKAVLDWKNLDGNVGSVLLKWIYTDIVSQDQLTLELMKAASGFGLTELVDRCEKYLIGSVKLQDCVRLYTIAEELGTKKLRDHCSSLISCHWDDLSGEDFKEMPGPLLYQLLKTKSEYPLHSAVRLQREDVVFLYLVEHNAELPEAVNALDQRGETALEVALKSRQPSLARTLVEHRADLCAKDARGLTLLHSAILKADSYAAEFIVEQLENNGGKVLDQPNEADGKTALHLLAAHTSQDMLAVAGRLLKAGLEPNAQSHDGWSPLHCCISQRNEALLELLLDSDSIDVDLRTKDGDTALCMALLLAEPSFESGAAKLLARGAAPNPRYPGDEADTLMHRLARELHEDAALFLLEPCDADQIKAASKTNKKWRAEADTLESRNREGWTVLHEAARSGLPRLCRRLLERSPSLLASRTLSGDTALHLAVAHGRLEALRSLLDAAPDNEKRDLLTTKNKDADSPLSLALGAVPKDKEVLAALIQAGADLEQRNEAGHTALHQAILKEDSASAIFLLEHGADINARSLSGETALQLSVHCRLGDVVEALCRRGADTSVGCPLWDALESEQEDVASSLVAHGADPDCWSPGPDGCQQTLLHKAIDENREDVAQFLVRSGCDLNSPRRPGPNGAGGDEAKDECTPLHLCCQWGLEQVVQTLIEHGANVNARDAEGKTPVHIAIQNQHAQIISLLLCHPNINLSIRDKKGQSPFATALAVRNNKAAQAILDRLPSAAEQFDNKGRNFLHTAIQKNDMESILFLLSIQVDVNSRVQDVTQTPPLHLAAINGNEMLVRSLILAGARVNDTDAHRNTALHAAAKAGHATVVSALLQNSINFDAVNADGDNALHVAVREGHVTVVRTLLTECTLDAEAVNLKGRNPLHELARYGRDNAATICELFFECMAQYPLNNADLDGNTPLLIAYMKGNGNLCRTLVKSGACLGSMNKDGITIFNYQVATKQLLYRLLESLTQEAPWADKDLCLECGTKFSLTMRKHHCRHCGRILCSKCSGQDVPILKFGLNKPVRVCAVCFDVLQIGAE; this is encoded by the exons ATGG AGGACTCATCGGATTCGCAGAAGTGGCAGCAGCATCTTGCTCTTCTCCGAGAGCAGTATGTGAACCTCTACAATAATTACACAGAGTTGCAGCAGAAGTATGCGTTGGCTACTGCTGAGAAAGAGGACCATGGGTTTGTTGGAAGGCTGCTGTCTCAGATATCAGCACTGTATGAGGAACAGCGCTACAG TGATGTAACAGTGGTGTTGAGAGACAGAAGTATTCCAGTTCATAAATTTGTGATTGCAGCGCGAAGCGACACATGGAGCTCGCTGCCAGAAAAAGCAGTGTTAG ACTGGAAGAATTTAGATGGAAATGTAGGTTCTGTTTTATTGAAATGGATTTATACAGATATAGTGAGCCAGGATCAGTTGACGCTTGAACTGATGAAAGCAGCATCTGGTTTTGGATTAACTGAATTAGTTGATAgatgtgaaaaatatttaataggAAGTGTTAAGTTGCAAGACTGTGTGCGGTTGTACACAATCGCAGAAGAGCTAGGAACAAAAAAGCTGAGAGACCACTGTAGTTCTTTGATTTCTTGTCACTGG GATGACCTCAGTGGAGAGGACTTCAAAGAAATGCCGGGACCGTTGTTGTATCAGTTGTTGAAAACGAAGAGCGAATACCCGTTACATTCCGCAGTCCGTTTGCAGCGCGAAGACgtagtatttttatatttggtcGAACATAATGCTGAG CTTCCCGAAGCAGTGAATGCACTGGACCAGCGTGGCGAGACGGCTCTGGAGGTAGCCCTGAAGTCCCGTCAGCCATCTCTGGCCCGGACCCTCGTCGAGCACCGAGCAGACCTGTGCGCCAAGGACGCCCGGGGTCTGACTCTCCTGCATTCGGCCATCCTCAAGGCTGACTCTTACGCCGCCGAGTTCATCGTCGAGCAGCTGGAGAACAACGGCGGCAAGGTCCTCGATCAACCCAACGAAGCCGATGGCAAGACAGCTCTGCACCTCCTGGCCGCCCATACCTCGCAGGATATGCTGGCTGTTGCCGGACGACTGCTCAAGGCCGGCTTGGAACCCAACGCTCAGAGCCACGATGGATG GAGTCCACTTCACTGCTGCATATCCCAGCGAAACGAGGCACTACTGGAACTGCTGCTCGACTCGGACAGCATCGACGTCGACTTGCGCACAAAGGATGGCGACACCGCCCTCTGCATGGCTCTGCTGCTCGCCGAGCCGAGCTTCGAGAGCGGCGCGGCAAAGCTTCTGGCTCGCGGAGCAGCACCCAATCCGAGGTATCCCGGAGACGAGGCCGATACCCTGATGCACAGGCTGGCCAGGGAGCTGCACGAGGACGCAGCGCTGTTTTTGCTGGAGCCCTGCGACGCCGATCAAATCAAAG CAGCCTCGAAAACGAACAAAAAATGGCGCGCCGAAGCCGATACCCTGGAGTCGAGGAACCGCGAAGGCTGGACCGTTCTGCACGAGGCTGCCCGCTCGGGACTGCCTCGTCTCTGCCGCCGACTCCTGGAACGCTCGCCGAGTCTTCTGGCTAGTCGTACGCTCTCCGGAGACACGGCTCTTCATCTGGCGGTGGCTCACGGACGTCTCGAGGCTCTGCGATCGCTCCTCGATGCCGCGCCGGACAACGAGAAACGCGACCTGCTGACGACCAAGAACAAGGACGCCGACAGTCCTCTGAGTTTGGCGCTCGGAGCTGTGCCGAAAGACAAAGAAGTGCTGGCTGCGCTTATTCAGGCTGGTGCCGATCTCGAGCAGAGAAACGAAGCTGGGCATACCGCTCTGCACCAGGCCATACTCAAGGAGGACTCGGCTAGTGCGATTTTCTTGCTGGAGCATGGTGCTGATATAAATGCTAG GAGCCTGAGTGGCGAAACAGCGCTTCAGCTAAGCGTACACTGTCGTCTCGGTGACGTGGTGGAAGCTCTCTGTCGTCGCGGTGCTGATACCTCGGTTGGCTGTCCTCTTTGGGATGCCTTGGAGTCGGAGCAAGAGGACGTGGCCTCGAGCCTCGTGGCTCACGGAGCCGATCCGGATTGCTGGTCACCGGGACCCGATGGCTGTCAGCAGACTCTCCTGCACAAGGCCATCGACGAGAACCGCGAGGACGTCGCGCAGTTCTTGGTGCGTAGCGGCTGCGATCTCAATTCGCCCAGAAGACCTGGACCCAACGGGGCTGGAGGTGACGAGGCGAAAGATGAATGCACACCGCTGCATCTGTGCTGTCAGTGGGGTCTTGAGCAG GTTGTGCAGACTCTGATCGAGCATGGCGCGAACGTTAACGCTCGCGACGCCGAGGGCAAGACCCCCGTTCACATAGCTATTCAAAATCAGCACGCTCAGATAATCTCACTGCTACTCTGCCATCCCAACATCAACTTGTCGATCAGGGACAAGAAGGGCCAAAGTCCGTTCGCCACTGCACTGGCTGTCAGGAACAATAAGGCAGCCCAGGCTATCCTCGATAGGCTACCTTCCGCTGCCGAACAATTTGACAACAAGGGCAGGAACTTCCTGCACACTGCCATACAGAAAAACGACATGGAGAGCATATTGTTCTTGCTGTCGATACAG GTGGATGTAAATTCAAGGGTGCAAGACGTAACGCAAACGCCCCCTTTGCATCTAGCTGCCATAAACGGCAACGAGATGCTGGTTCGCAGTTTGATATTGGCCGGTGCGCGAGTCAACGACACGGACGCTCACAGGAATACAGCTTTGCACGCAGCCGCAAAGGCCGGTCACGCTACCGTCGTTTCTGCTCTTCTTCAG AATTCGATAAACTTTGACGCTGTGAACGCGGACGGTGATAATGCCCTGCACGTTGCCGTAAGGGAAGGTCATGTAACGGTGGTGCGAACTTTGCTGACTGAGTGTACGCTGGACGCTGAGGCCGTCAATCTCAAGGGCCGAAATCCGCTACACGAACTCGCAAGATACGGACGCGATAATGCGGCCACAATCTGCGAGCTCTTCTTCGAATGTATGGCTCAGTATCCCCTGAACAATGCAG ATCTCGACGGAAATACTCCGCTTCTGATCGCTTACATGAAGGGGAATGGCAATCTGTGTCGAACTCTCGTCAAATCTGGTGCGTGCCTTGGATCTATGAACAAAGACGGTATAACGATATTTAATTATCAGGTGGCGACAAAGCAGTTGCTCTACAGATTACTAGAGTCGCTTACGCAAGAGGCCCCGTGGGCCGACAAAGACCTTTGCTTGGAGTGTGGCACAAAGTTTTCGCTGACAATGAGAAAACACCATTG CCGTCACTGTGGAAGAATTCTGTGCAGTAAGTGCTCAGGTCAGGACGTGCCCATTCTGAAATTTGGACTGAACAAACCAGTGAGAGTATGCGCCGTCTGTTTTGACGTGCTTCAAATCGGTGCTGAGTGA